In Danaus plexippus chromosome 19, MEX_DaPlex, whole genome shotgun sequence, the following are encoded in one genomic region:
- the LOC116767859 gene encoding spermine oxidase-like isoform X1, whose product MGAPVMDVIVVGCGASGIAALRKLHDNGLRAIGLEAADRIGGRILSIPFGNKYLDFGAAWCHGEKDNKVFEMANKLDLLGRSEPDDKWFLFSNGDPVPDETSQGILQALNDELSKANKNNTLSISECIRKAAKTNSVLRKDPSLTQSFVEWFERDKQVGGQVDPKKGKSLRGLDEMRVCEGDFMLHWKGRGYKTIFDILLNKYPDASKELPIQIHLNKEVEIIKWKTNKPEIDSGKPLVQIKCKDGSLYAAKSVIVTVSVGVLKERHDILFNPPLPKEKINAINNLQLCVLDKIYVEFDKAWWPKAPASFTVLWTDRDKSKFSTNEKWLTEIFSFISIDNYPNILLAWIYGDGAVQMEKVNEEDFKNGVMKLLKVLFGKQFKMSPVKSVMRSQWASNPLARGSYSYRSVASEEIGCGAVELSEPLYHGDNFPVVCFGGEATSHHQHASAHGAIEAGFREAMRLVDKLKK is encoded by the exons ATGGGGGC aCCAGTGATGGATGTGATTGTTGTGGGTTGTGGTGCGTCAGGGATAGCTGCTCTGAGGAAGCTTCATGATAATGGTCTGAGGGCTATTGGATTGGAAGCCGCTGACAGAATCGGCGGTAGAATTCTATCTATTCCATTtggcaataaatatttagattttggtGCTGCCTg gtgTCATGGCGAAAAGGATAATAAAGTTTTCGAAATGGCAAACAAATTGGACCTTCTTGGTAGGTCGGAGCCGGATGACAAgtggtttttattttctaacgGGGATCCTGTACCAGATGAAACCAGTCAAGGAATTCTTCAAGCGCTGAATGATGAACTGTCGAAggccaataaaaataatacactgTCGATATCCGAATGTATCCGAAAAGC GGCGAAAACGAACTCTGTACTGCGAAAAGATCCAAGCTTGACGCAGAGCTTCGTGGAATGGTTCGAAAGGGACAAACAAGTCGGAGGTCAGGTTGACCCCAAAAAAGGCAAGTCCTTGAGGGGTTTAGATGAAATGCGAGTGTGCGAAGGTGACTTCATGCTTCATTGGAAAGGAAGAGGATACAAAACTATCTTCGATATCTTGCTG aataaatatcCGGATGCGTCTAAAGAACTGCCGATACAAATTCATCTGAACAAAGaagttgaaattataaaatggaaGACAAACAAACCGGAAATTGATTCTGGCAAACCTTTAGTGCAGATTAAATGTAAAGATGGCAGCTTGTACGCCGCGAAAAGTGTCATTGTCACTGTATCGGTTGGCGTTTTGAAAGAgcg ACACGACATATTGTTTAATCCGCCGTTACCGAAAGAGAAAATCAACGCAATAAACAATCTACAGTTATGTGTTTTGGACAAAATATACGTCGAATTCGACAAGGCTTGGTGGCCGAAAGCACCAGCCAGTTTCACTGTTCTGTGGACTGACAGAGATAAATCTAAATTCTCAACTAACGAGAAATGGCTCACGGaaatattcagttttatttctatcgACAATTATCCGAATATTCTACTGGCTTGGATATACGGCGACGGAGCGGTGCAAATGGAGAAAGTCAACGAGGAAGATTTCAAAAACGGCGTGATGAAACTGCTGAAAGTATTGTTCGGTAAACAATTCAAAATGAGCCCCGTGAAGTCAGTAATGAG ATCTCAATGGGCATCAAATCCGTTAGCTCGTGGGTCCTACTCGTACAGGAGTGTTGCCAGCGAGGAGATCGGTTGCGGCGCCGTGGAGCTCAGCGAGCCATTGTATCACGGTGATAATTTCCCCGTCGTATGCTTCGGTGGTGAAGCCACCTCCCATCATCAACACGCCTCAGCCCACGGGGCTATCGAAGCAGGTTTCAGAGAAGCCATGAGATTGGTAGAtaagcttaaaaaataa
- the LOC116767859 gene encoding spermine oxidase-like isoform X2: MDVIVVGCGASGIAALRKLHDNGLRAIGLEAADRIGGRILSIPFGNKYLDFGAAWCHGEKDNKVFEMANKLDLLGRSEPDDKWFLFSNGDPVPDETSQGILQALNDELSKANKNNTLSISECIRKAAKTNSVLRKDPSLTQSFVEWFERDKQVGGQVDPKKGKSLRGLDEMRVCEGDFMLHWKGRGYKTIFDILLNKYPDASKELPIQIHLNKEVEIIKWKTNKPEIDSGKPLVQIKCKDGSLYAAKSVIVTVSVGVLKERHDILFNPPLPKEKINAINNLQLCVLDKIYVEFDKAWWPKAPASFTVLWTDRDKSKFSTNEKWLTEIFSFISIDNYPNILLAWIYGDGAVQMEKVNEEDFKNGVMKLLKVLFGKQFKMSPVKSVMRSQWASNPLARGSYSYRSVASEEIGCGAVELSEPLYHGDNFPVVCFGGEATSHHQHASAHGAIEAGFREAMRLVDKLKK; encoded by the exons ATGGATGTGATTGTTGTGGGTTGTGGTGCGTCAGGGATAGCTGCTCTGAGGAAGCTTCATGATAATGGTCTGAGGGCTATTGGATTGGAAGCCGCTGACAGAATCGGCGGTAGAATTCTATCTATTCCATTtggcaataaatatttagattttggtGCTGCCTg gtgTCATGGCGAAAAGGATAATAAAGTTTTCGAAATGGCAAACAAATTGGACCTTCTTGGTAGGTCGGAGCCGGATGACAAgtggtttttattttctaacgGGGATCCTGTACCAGATGAAACCAGTCAAGGAATTCTTCAAGCGCTGAATGATGAACTGTCGAAggccaataaaaataatacactgTCGATATCCGAATGTATCCGAAAAGC GGCGAAAACGAACTCTGTACTGCGAAAAGATCCAAGCTTGACGCAGAGCTTCGTGGAATGGTTCGAAAGGGACAAACAAGTCGGAGGTCAGGTTGACCCCAAAAAAGGCAAGTCCTTGAGGGGTTTAGATGAAATGCGAGTGTGCGAAGGTGACTTCATGCTTCATTGGAAAGGAAGAGGATACAAAACTATCTTCGATATCTTGCTG aataaatatcCGGATGCGTCTAAAGAACTGCCGATACAAATTCATCTGAACAAAGaagttgaaattataaaatggaaGACAAACAAACCGGAAATTGATTCTGGCAAACCTTTAGTGCAGATTAAATGTAAAGATGGCAGCTTGTACGCCGCGAAAAGTGTCATTGTCACTGTATCGGTTGGCGTTTTGAAAGAgcg ACACGACATATTGTTTAATCCGCCGTTACCGAAAGAGAAAATCAACGCAATAAACAATCTACAGTTATGTGTTTTGGACAAAATATACGTCGAATTCGACAAGGCTTGGTGGCCGAAAGCACCAGCCAGTTTCACTGTTCTGTGGACTGACAGAGATAAATCTAAATTCTCAACTAACGAGAAATGGCTCACGGaaatattcagttttatttctatcgACAATTATCCGAATATTCTACTGGCTTGGATATACGGCGACGGAGCGGTGCAAATGGAGAAAGTCAACGAGGAAGATTTCAAAAACGGCGTGATGAAACTGCTGAAAGTATTGTTCGGTAAACAATTCAAAATGAGCCCCGTGAAGTCAGTAATGAG ATCTCAATGGGCATCAAATCCGTTAGCTCGTGGGTCCTACTCGTACAGGAGTGTTGCCAGCGAGGAGATCGGTTGCGGCGCCGTGGAGCTCAGCGAGCCATTGTATCACGGTGATAATTTCCCCGTCGTATGCTTCGGTGGTGAAGCCACCTCCCATCATCAACACGCCTCAGCCCACGGGGCTATCGAAGCAGGTTTCAGAGAAGCCATGAGATTGGTAGAtaagcttaaaaaataa
- the LOC116767858 gene encoding histone H4 transcription factor, with protein MEETVTNASDVDNFKLKRCTDWLLQQNNPDKLTRQNQNDIQFIIETNAHRKKFFLSAAEDEATVPTGVDENTVEPATVPLARLRKDNIRMECEWQSCRKFFTNYEVFQKHVTKHASDLHVIDMEGDVDYVCLWDICGHRTKDFVEMVRHISYHAYHARLLAIGYNARATLKLDQCKKDSSRRNRLPSLKSDHCCMWIGCSETFFSIQTFLDHMKHHIFYSDDYLCSWAGCGATFTKRHSLVLHLRSHTQEKTIACFHCGRHFTCNRKLSDHLARQNVDPSTGYPCNMCGTVLASAYLQREHARQHVSAYACTLCDMSATTPAALAHHVRYRHLADHARSFACPHCVYRAVTKCDLRKHILTHTRKAKKKTKDDSEDSDVSDAEVKKKKEPKKYVCHLCQKDSKIFSRGTRLTTHLVKVHGAQWPFGHSRFRYQISEDGMYRLTTTRFEVLEVSKKIVDGYSGPKESLTNTFEFDLKQTADATETTPKRFEITLKNTNKSDEGGCKQAGAVEIMMCDVDQQGNIISTETIKSDVVYT; from the exons ATGGAGGAAACAGTAACTAATGCGTCGGatgttgataattttaagCTCAAAAGATGTACAGATTGGTTGCTTCAGCAGAATAATCCAGACAAGTTGACCCGACAGAATCAGAATGATATTCAGTTTATTATCGAAACGAATGCCCATAGAAAGAAATTTTTCCTTTCCGCTGCAGAGGATGAGGCAACAGTTCCAACTGGGGTCGATGAAAACACAGTCGAACCGGCAACCGTG CCTTTGGCCCGTTTACGTAAAGACAATATACGGATGGAGTGTGAATGGCAATCCTGCAGGAAGTTCTTCACTAACTATGAAGTGTTTCAGAAGCATGTAACAAAACATGCCTCTGACTTACATGTTATTGATATGGAAGGTGATG TGGACTATGTATGTCTGTGGGATATTTGCGGTCATCGCACCAAGGACTTTGTTGAGATGGTGCGTCATATTAGCTATCACGCTTATCACGCAAGACTTCTAGCCATCGGTTACAACGCTCGAGCTACACTTAAACTGGACCAGTGTAAGAAGGACTCCAGCCGCCGTAATAGACTACCCTCGCTGAAGTCCGATCATTGTTGTATGTGGATTGGATGTTCggaaacttttttttctatacag ACGTTTCTGGACCACATGAAGCATCATATTTTCTACTCCGACGACTATCTCTGCTCGTGGGCCGGTTGTGGAGCGACCTTCACTAAGCGACATTCCCTCGTACTGCATCTGAGATCACATACACAAGAGAAAACCATAGCCTGCTTCCATTGCGGCAGACATTTCACATGTAACAGGAAACTTAGCGATCATTTAGCGAGGCAG AACGTAGACCCGTCGACGGGCTACCCGTGTAACATGTGCGGCACCGTGCTGGCGAGCGCGTACCTCCAGCGCGAGCACGCCCGCCAGCACGTGTCGGCGTACGCGTGCACTCTGTGCGACATGTCGGCGACCACCCCCGCCGCTCTCGCCCACCACGTGCGGTACCGACACCTCGCCGACCACGCCAGGAGCTTCGCCTGCCCGCATTGTGTATACAG AGCGGTGACTAAATGTGATCTGCGCAAGCACATACTGACACATACAAGAAAAGCAAAGAAAAAGACTAAAGACGATAGCGAGGATTCCGATGTTTCTGATGCAGAAGTCAAAAAGAAAAAGGAGCCAAAGAAATACGTGTGTCACTTGTGTCAGAAAGACAGCAAGATATTCTCGCGCGGGACACGACTCACCACACACTTAGTAAAGGTACACGGAGCACAATGGCCGTTTGGACACAGTAGGTTTAG ataTCAAATCAGCGAGGACGGCATGTACAGGCTGACTACAACGAGATTTGAAGTTCTAGAAGTCTCCAAGAAGATTGTTGACGGCTACAGCGGTCCTAAGGAATCACTGACTAATACATTCGAATTCGATCTGAAACAGACGGCGGACGCCACGGAGACCACGCCCAAGAGGTTCGAAATAACCTTGAAGAATACCAACAAGAGTGACGAGGGAGGCTGCAAGCAGGCCGGGGCTGTGGAGATAATGATGTGCGATGTAGACCAACAAGGAAACATTATAAGCACCGAGACCATTAAGTCTGACGTTGTTTATACCTaa
- the LOC116768054 gene encoding ribose-phosphate pyrophosphokinase 2, protein MKSTITLEEVVNKLDHLPSPLATRMPNIKVFSGSSHPELAQKIVDRLGIDLGKVVTKKFSNMETCVEIGESVRGEDVYIVQSGSGEINDNLMELLIMINACKIASASRVTAVIPCFPYARQDKKDKSRAPITAKLVANILSVSGADHIITMDLHASQIQGFFDIPVDNLFAEPAVLKWIKENIPDWKTSIVVSPDAGGAKRVTSIADRLNVEFALIHKERKKANEVASMVLVGDVKDRTAILVDDMADTCGTICHAAEKLIEAGATKVYAILTHGIFSGPAISRINNACLEAVVVTNTIPQERHMQDCPKIQCIDVSMMLAEAVRRTHNGESVSYLFSNVPY, encoded by the coding sequence ATGAAATCAACCATAACTCTAGAAGAAGTAGTGAATAAATTAGATCATCTCCCTTCACCTTTAGCCACCAGAATGCCAAACATCAAAGTTTTCAGCGGGAGCTCGCATCCTGAGTTAGCCCAGAAAATCGTCGATCGTCTGGGCATAGATCTCGGTAAAGTGGTAACCAAGAAATTTAGCAACATGGAAACGTGTGTTGAGATCGGTGAATCCGTCCGTGGCGAAGATGTTTACATCGTTCAGAGTGGTAGTGGTGAAATTAATGATAATCTGATGGAGTTGCTTATAATGATAAATGCATGTAAAATTGCATCCGCATCTCGTGTGACCGCCGTGATTCCTTGCTTTCCGTACGCTAGGCAGGATAAGAAAGACAAAAGCAGGGCTCCAATTACGGCGAAGCTCGTCGCCAACATTTTATCAGTGTCTGGGGCCGATCATATAATAACAATGGACCTTCACGCGTCACAGATTCAAGGTTTCTTTGATATCCCCGTCGATAACCTATTCGCCGAGCCGGCGGTGTTGAAATGGATCAAGGAAAACATACCGGACTGGAAAACAAGTATCGTAGTATCCCCCGACGCCGGTGGTGCTAAAAGAGTGACGTCCATCGCTGATAGATTGAATGTAGAATTCGCTCTCATCCATAAAGAACGGAAAAAAGCTAACGAAGTCGCCTCAATGGTGTTAGTTGGTGATGTGAAAGACCGCACAGCTATTCTAGTTGATGACATGGCGGATACTTGCGGGACAATCTGTCATGCTGCCGAGAAATTAATTGAAGCCGGGGCTACTAAAGTTTATGCTATACTAACTCACGGAATCTTCTCTGGCCCAGCCATTTCTCGGATTAACAATGCCTGTCTAGAGGCTGTAGTGGTAACAAATACAATTCCCCAAGAAAGGCATATGCAGGATTGTCCTAAAATCCAATGCATCGATGTGTCCATGATGCTCGCCGAGGCTGTCCGACGTACACACAACGGCGAATCAGTTTCATACTTGTTTTCTAATGTTCCATATTAG